ggcctctggcctagacaagtgctttttcttattctgtattttctttactccttaatctttaataaacctcataaaatataatactccttgcagagagaaatgaatttctacctgcctcagtctccctaaattttaatctttacagttggtgtaaccactttgggaaaacaaaatatctcaatcttctgattcttttctgatctttagttaatctttaatagctagtgtgtagaaaaaatttttttttgatccacGTTTCTCTGGCTGATGTTTTTTTACCcctgcaaagctgctgctcgttccagccattagctcccagccctgcctgcctgcctgcctgcctgccgccgCCATCCGCTTCAGATGGccgcttctccctgcctgcagACCTGTTTGCAAATTGTGGCTCACAAGCCCACCCTGGCTGCCCGCTCCACTCCCGGCCCTGCTTGTCTGCACTCCGGCTCCGGCACTGCCCACCCCAGTGGCctttctcttgctcacctggcccccctgattcaaccaagattgcaatcacctggtgacttgcctgcccaacaaacccagatccttggctgGTAACAAAATGAGGGagggtattggctccacgtgggtggcgtgggctccacgtggactggggcaggaggagggatcatagcaggggagagagaaaggaagaggaaaagaaagacttttaagcaatgggctatttaaaaggataccttttgactgttctggtaatttcactgatttcacctgtgtgccagaagaaagattcagcccaaagattcaactttggggaggcaaatgagTGGCTCATGGAACTGAGAGCAGGTCcttggttaaaatctggcctcagatagtccCCAGCTATGGAgtcctgagcagatcccttaacccccattgcttagcccttaccactctgcctttggacaatagacatttaagtggataattaatataataataataataaaacacacctaaggaactttaaaaactaaaggctatattttaaggcatttcagactccaatggtttataaaaaaatctctgtattccattgcatttttcctgattgttttgtttaaggtttaactttgtaagtactttaagttcatatattactggattcaatattattctgttatactgttcatttaatgtactgagttaactactgttaaattctgttgcttttcccatataaccatattgaaaaaattcataggttaattaagcccatatatgaaaaaactttttctatttttgcttttgtaaattgtcacatagaggatagatggacttcataagtggttataattgtataacaaccttgggaaaatttaatgtgctaaatatctcaaatgattttaagggtttttaaatatgatttttgtaattttttttaacaaactctggttatttttgcctgcccctaccacgaggtaaggccaattctagctgaagtgaaatacaattataacccccatccttcccgcatttctaaatatgtgaatggaagttggggcagttaacctcagggcatttgtacccctaaaaagcctccaaaaaagagcacctctcatttatactcttcagctcactattttacttgcaccagaatgatatatagatttcttgattatgttcttaacccaagatgagttttactttgtttaaaaatatgtttaaataccaaggttgaaagattgctacatttgtaaaaacttgtgacaaatgtccatcaattcataggtttttaaaaaaatgccatacaacaacttatgtgaaatatgaaagtgtgtttgtttgctattgtaattaattgggctattgagaattttggggatattgatataacatatttgtactactattttttaaaaatgaaaaaaatgttacctgTCTCAATTCCTTTTGCCTTCTACTCatagtgatcatggccagatagtaagaggaaatggatctcatttttggtgagaaagccttgcattttatcttttcttagctgacacagagtgtcaatgattataagctatatattttgaatttttaaaagctcttttattattatattttcttgcatgtgcaatatactatttcagtgttttctttatttttctctcctttttatatttgaagcacatgtcaccagcattaagattttctttaactttttgattttgcagtactacaagtttaagatacatttgctcatgcatgccctaaaaaacttgtgactataaaaatgatgccactaattatttaaataaattatgggactttgcttaatgattctgtctgattccaggacaagatatacacacaagagccatttcacagagccaaaggaaagccaatccaggatggattgatgcacttctaggccaataaaaggttttgaacctagtgtgagacttggggttgcgacacttgacttatgttaagatgtaggccttccttgtgtccacactcactctgaagatagtcacagacaagtatccccaaaaccttggctcctataatctggtccccttttctgtctttcatagtgtggtacctttctgtagtcctggctattgactgggtaaatacatcattgcttagatcattctgattgggccctgattgaaggacctgttatagatttatttttcttttacttggaatttttacacataagactttgatagtctatatttttatccagaaatttttcttttcttttagatttttctgatgtttttgttaatttatcttaccaattgattcatatacgtcatacctcagtcatgcatccctaagtgatcctgtttttttaatcaccctcttaatagggggaatgtaaaaaatatcattatttaaattgcaaagtttaaattccttttgagaagaattttcagtaaagaagatgctacctctctgaatccagaactgaacggttggagaagccatcatgaagaagcctccagaccacaagttgcacaaaaatgaactttgggtatggttgattgaacatttatttgtatgtatactttcatgccaaaggggactgccccctaactggctttctgtcagtgtgtccagcaattattggttttgttcttttttttctcttatcctcaaattattgtaatctttaaattgattatgtttttatgatcctttggggaaagacttcttcccagaggatcaaacagggggaatgtaaaattgagatttggactctggactccattccccaggagtccttcctagctcccagaatgccctctaatctcactgaattctcacctaggacgagagcaaaattttatttaaagggtcttccccataggctctctctccttttggacttgcgttttggagcagagacatctcttctgtgatgtgaggttatcttgtctaggcctctggcctagacaagtgttttttcttatcctgtattttctttactccttaatctttaataaacctcataaaaaataatactccttgcagaaagaaatgaatttctacctccctcagtctcccctaaattttaatatttacaatactcattagagatattggtctataattttctttctctgtttttggcctgcctggctttggaatcagtaccatgtttgagtcataaaaggaatttggtagaactccccctttgcttattatgtcaaatggtttgtatagtattgggattagctatactttgaatgtttgatagaattcactggtgaatccatcaggtcctggggattttttttagggagttttttgatggcctgttggatttcattttcgaaaacgggattatttaggaattctatttcttctcctgttagtctagagagtttatatttttgtaaatattcatacatattgtctagattggtatatttattgccatataattgggcaaagtagtttttaatgattgccttaatttcctcttcattggaggtgatgtccctcttttcatctttgatgctcttaatttgcttttcttctttcctttttttaattagattgaccagtactttgtctattttgtttgtttttttcaaagtaccagcttctagtcttatttattagtttaatagttctatcaatttctattttattcatttctcccttgatttttaggatatctactttggttttcttctggggggttttaatttgttcactttcaagttttttatttgcatttccaattcattgatctctgccctcactAGTTTGTTACTATATGCacgcagggatatgaattttcctctgattactgctttggctgcatcccataaggtttgaaaggatgcctcaccattgtcattttcctcaatgaaattattaattgtttctatgatttgttctctaaccaattttgtagtattatattatttaatttccaattaatttttgatttggttctccatgcacccttactgatcattatttttattgcctcatgatctgaaaaggctgtatttattatttctgcttttctgcatttgagtgccatgtttctgtgacctagagtATGatgtatttttgtgaatgtgccatgtggtgctgagaagaaggtatattcctttttgtccctatttatttttctctgtatgtctattaactctaatttttctaagatttcattcacttcttttacctctttcttatttatttttttatttgatttatctaaatttgatagtggttggttcaaatctcccactaatatggttttactgtctatttcctccttcaattatcctagtttctctgtaagaaatttgggtgctatactatttggtgcatacatgttgattagtgatatttcctcattatctaaagtcccttttaacaaaatatatttaccttccctatcccttttgatcaggtctatttttgctttgactttgtcagatatcatgattgcaactcctgccttctttctatcagttgagggcgagaaggtcttactccatcctttaaatctgaccttgtggctgtctacccgcctcatgtgtgtttcttgaagacaacatatggtagggttttggattccaatccattctgctattcatctacgttttatgggagagttcatcccattcacattcaaagttatgattgtcacttgtggactccctggcattttgatatcctcccctaattctgacctttcttttttagttataaccttttaagccagtgatttactttaaatcagtccccctagtcccctcccttgataggtttccctttctagtccctccctttttgttctcttccctttccccctctccttacctctctttttgtgttccctcccccctacctcccttggttttcccttctcccttaccctgttggataagataagattcaagatcccaatggatctggatgctcttccctctcagagttgatttcactgagagtaaagtttaagtaaaaactctcttcctctccttcttataggagaattcttcccctccccttcccatgtgtatcattgtgtgagaaagattattctatttagttttttctatttcttggagtatatcttagaaCCATCAATtattccccctcttcctttttctttctatcccccctttctccatatcatcttgatgccccaaactttccctatgtgtgattcttcttactactctaatgatgcatacaatttttgagagttacacattacattttccccacatattaatatatataatttgatataaatgtagtccttatagaagagagtttgaataaaagaaaaagataacagttttctccttttccctttccttcatatttaccttttcatgtttctcttggtctttgtgtttgatgttgaactttccacagagctctggtcttttctttacaaacacttggaaatcttgtattttgttgaatgcccatacgttcccctggaagtatatagtcagttttgatggatagctgattcttggttgaagacctagctctcttgcctttctgaatatcatgttccattccTTACAgttgttcagagtggaaattgctaggtcctgtgtgaccctgattggtgttcctttatatataaattgtctttttctggcttcttgtaagattttttcttttgcttggaagctttggaatttggcaattacattcctgggagttgtcttttggggatttagtgtagagggtattctgtgaactctttcaatgcgtatttttccccttgttctagaatctctgggcagttttctttgatgatatgtattatgatatcaagattactgtttatttctggctttttctggtagaccaatgattctcagattgtctctccttcctctgttttccaggtctgtcaccttgtcagtgagatattttatattatcttctaagTCTTTAATCTTTTGACTtcgctttattaattcttgctcttttgcaagatcattgtcttccagttgcctgattctgacctttaaagactggtattccttttcagtttggtctgacctgtttttttgaggcttcgagctatttttgcatttgaatattttggtctctcagattgctgagttccttttgcattgtttcccatttttcatgccagaaggcttccatctttttgataatttatgattcaaattcttcaagagtttgtggagaatttccatttccattggaaggttttggagcatttgtttgtgtctcctcttctatctcctctgtattttgtatttttgctccataaaatgtgtccaaagtcacccccttcttcttgcttttcttggtgtttggaggcttttgcacttctgtactgtttgatATCTCTagggtttttcttcccctttccagtcagaaaccTGAGTGAGAatgactggctcttagtgtatttGACTTTAGCcacaggcaaattgtccattctctgcagctgcgctgtcttccctGGGAGGTCCAGGGTCTGCCCTCTCCTACCTGCTGGGGTTTTGAGTGTTagtgctctcagttccctccagttgcttctccgctgccttacttccatgctctgagcctggcacagcactgtccacaaggtacctcagtgtctttgctggccctgagggtcctgtcctttcagagggccctgcactctaaggggggaggggtcctggcctccctgaactctgaggactcctgataggattaggttcagctgggttggtctggatatgccccgaggcaaaaacctctggtgaaactcagatggaaggactcAGCCAgggggggctacaggctccccccagtCTCTCTCAGGgtgcttccctgctgtctgtgttggaagccctgagactggcccagtTTGCTTTTAAGGTGCACCCTTAAGAGCAGcacttttgctggccctgaggttcccgctgctgctgcaggctcagagctctgggttgggggggaggggtcctgggaccttccttctgccttccccttagacccgagtgttctaggattctggcttttggggggcttaccttttaatttgagttcagaaggagggttccttggctctgtcctgttgttaagtttgaatttcagtcccctaggagcattcagtttgtgatcggtaaggaagggttttcagaggtctgaacttttgctgcttctaagcagccatcttgaccagaagtcccagtctatatcttgtttgtgcatACGTGATTGAATTTTACCTGCTACATTATGCTGAGAGTTCATGAGAGCAGGAAcactgtatatgtgtgtgtgtgtgtgtgtgtgtgtgtgtgtgtgtgtgtgtgtgtatttcattATATCCAAAATTTGCCACAGGCACAACTGCAAGCCTGGTCCATAGCACTTGCATGGTAAAGGCTGTCTGACTGGCTAACCAATAAAGAACTCAGAGTAATGGAGAACTAATTGATCTTCTCTGTAGAGCCCAGAAATCACCAGTCTAATAAGGTTTGCAAAACCCACGTTCAAGAACAGAGGTCACATGAAGAGGCAACATATAAAATTGAATGAGTTTGCAAATGCTGTTTGAATATAAAGAGATTTGTCTAACTGACAAGAGTGAGCATTGGAAGTCATGTAGTGAGCAGAGAAACACCTTCAAGTGATTCAGGGCTTTCTGAATAGATGGAGGACATCAGAGCCTTAAGCCCCCAATTGGGAAATGTTCTCCCTCATAGGTTTTCCAGCCAAGATCCTCTAAATGCCTGCCTCCACTTCCCTTGGATGTTGAATGCATTGAGGGGTGAGGCTCACCCAGTTAGACAAGTGAAGTTGAAGGCTGGTAACAAGAGGCAagtcaaaagagagaaaatgtaaaCAGTAACACATATAGGTGAAGATTGGGATCCTTGAAGGGTGTGGCTGTGAGCATAAGAGGGTTCATTTCTACtttagcaaagcattttaaaGTCTCTTTTTTTAAGATGAAGAGTCATATGACTGACAGCCCTGTTACATGATTTCAAAGCTTAGATCTCAGGcacaaaagaaattattattaatcttTTGACATCAGCttggtaggaagtgtctaatgaAGGGTAACCAGGAAATCTCTTGCCTaggaattttgtcatttttatttagaGTTTAAAGAAAGGCACATTGTACATTAGCAATTCAGGTGAAACAATGATGGGAGAGGAGGCAACATTCTAAAAGAACAACCGGAAGTGGAACCATCTTTGAAATCTAATAACTGGGACCAAAGTTGAGAAGAGCTGGGCTCCTATACCCTGAGCCCTCCAAGAGATTGGCTCAGCTCCTCATGCTTTATATAGTGGATTTTGGAGATAAGGTAGgatattttctgttcttttctgcaCCAGGTTCTGATTGGTTCTCACACATGAGCTCCAGATTGGGGATCAGTGAAAAATGAGCAGGCAGGCAGAAGAATGAgaagattcagaaaatgaagCAATATTTAAGGAGACATTAAACAGTTTCAGCTTCTGTCCAGGAGAGAATCGAATCCCTTATTTAGACTTTCACAGTGTTCAAAAAGTTGCAGCTTGGAGAGAACTGATGACCCCTCTGACTGCTCTGTCCCAGTTCTATGTTTATCTGAGACAGGCTACATTCTAGTCAAATAGAGGCTGGTGAGAGAtgcaggagagagaaaaatcaggtATTCCATAGGGGAGTCTTCCCTTTGGAGCCCATGGAACCCTGGAAGAGAAAAATGGCAGAATTTTCCCAGAGTCTCCCTTAAAGTGAACAGTGGACAATCCCAGAGGCAACCTCCCTGGACTATTGAAAGAAAGGTATAACAATACAGTATGATTTCACTTGTGGAAATGAGTACAGTGGAATTCTATTCCCATCCATGTCTTACAAAGAATcccatgggcagctaggtagtactccaactgcctagtcatgactgatcttctgccttcaaatcaatagttagtatcaattcttagacagaaaataaggtttgtttggtttttttacttCACaatttgccttagaatcaataatgtgtattgcttccaaggtagaatagggataagggataagggataaggcaatgggggttaagtgacttgcccaggatcacccacaTAAGAagtatcggaggccagatttgaacccaggacttcccgtctctacgcctggctctccatccactgagacacccagctgcccccctcttcctttttaaaaatagagaactatatcttccatcttagcattGATAACTCTGGAACAGTCTCTCACCCACTTCCCTGTCTTGGTGTCTCCAGGTCAACTGAGAGGAGCTGAGCTTTCTGAGGCTGGAACCACCTACCATGGCTGAGTCTCCCACAGCTGAGCAGCTGGAATCTGTTCTTAACACCACAGTGCTGACGAGTGCAAATTGGAGCTTAGATCCTCCGACTGAGGCAGCTGGAGAATCTGTGCCACTCCATTGGACAGACATCCTCTCCCTGGTCATTGCCCTGGTCGGGCTGGTGGGGAACAGCATCGTCCTGTGGCTGCTGGGCTTCCGCACCCAGAGGAGCCCCTTCTCGGTCTACATCCTCAACCTGGCCGCGGCCGACGCCCTCTTCCTTGGTAGCTACTTTGGGCTCCGCATGTGGACAATTGTTGGCGATTTAAACCCTTTTGTCCTGATGCTGCTGTGGTTCTGCATCCTAGACTTGCCCTACTGTGTGGGTCTGAGCCTGCTGGCTGCTATCAGCACGGAGCGCTGCCTCTCTGTGCTCTTCCCCATCTGGTACAGATGTCACCGGCCCAAGCACAGGTCTGCGGCTGTGTGCGCCATCCTATGGGCTCTGCAGGGCCTGTTCTGGGGGGTACTTGGGgctctttatttcattaataagGACACCTTCTATGATCTCTACTTCGATCTCTACTTGGTCCAGTTCAGCTGGTTTGTCCTCCTCACCTGTGTGCTGTGTGTGTCCAGCCTGATGCTGGTGCTGAGGGTCCAGTGCAGCTCCCAGCGCAGGCGCCCACCCAGGCTCTACCTCCTGGTGCTGCTCACAGTCCTTGTGTTCCTGCTCTGCGGCCTGCCCTTGGGGATTGATGATGCAGTTCAGCTTTTTAGCAGTTCCACTGTAATTCCTTCTGAGCTCTCCTGGCTCCTGGCCTGTGTGAACAGCAGCGCAAACCCTTTCATTTACTTCTTCCTGGGCAGCCAATGGTGTAGAAGAGGGAGGGAGCCGCTCAGGGTGGTCCTGCAGAGGGCCCTGGGGGAGGAGCCGGTgtcagggggtgggggaagggcactTCCCACCCCAACACTCTGCATGAATTATCCTGAGGATGAGAACAAGATGCTCAGAAAAGGGATCCCATGAAATGCCCCCCGCCCCTTCCACCAACCCTGCGGAGGGCAGGAGCACCCCTCTCACCTTTCTAGGAAGGGAGACAAGATCCCTCCCCATCCCTTATGGTGGTTCTTGGGGTTTGAACTGtgataaacaagcatttattaactgcttacTATTTGCCAGACGCTTTGCTAAGggcttcacaaatatctcattgaatCCTCACCATATCCCTGGGAGGGAGGTACTCTCATGATCCCCACTTTATgcttcaggaaactgaggcaaactgggggTTCAGAGATTTGTGCATAGTCTCAAAGCTGGAgtctgaacctggatttgaactcaggtctccctggctCCAGGATCAATGCTGACTGCATTCCGGAACCCCTACTGGCTGGAGGCTCCAGGATTTCCTGGGAGGAGATCTATGAATCTGGTGTCACAAATCTACAGGAGAGCCATTGTTGAGTAAAGTCATAGCACAGGAGATAGAAGGCAGCCAGAGAAAACTTGAAAGGCCTAATACCTACCCAGTCTTGGCCATGACCTATCAGAAGCAGCCAGTAACACATTAGAGagagcactaagcctggagttaggaagagctgagttAAAAACCAGGCTCAGGCACTGTCTGGTTGTGTGATTCTAGCAAAGTCAAttaacatctgtttgcctcagtttaacTTCAGAGGTAATAACAATTGACTTCGACCCACCAGGTTGTTGTTAGAATTAAATGGCATAATTTGTAAGAGTGATTTGTTCACTGCCTGGCACATTGTGGGCACTACCTaaggtttatttccttccttttcccttcttcctctctagaGTAGCAGCAGGATCCAGAGCCAGTATTGGATAGATCATTGTTAAGAAACAATACATGCCATAAGACATTCAAAGGATTAACTTGAGCAGGCCATCTAGGAAACCAGAAATCTATACTCCCTTTATGATCAGATAATGCCATGTTCATAACCCAGGAGGAGTCAGAGCCACCACCAAGACAGGGATGGGATAAATTAATGGATAAAGAAATATGACTGAACAGCCTCCTTTATTGCTGATGAAAACATTGAAATAAGAAAGCAGGAAATTTTAATTGTGATTAGGTCTGCTCTCTAAGGGGTATATAACAGTGGAGAATGATGTACACCCCAATGAGACCTGTCTTCCTCATATCAGCTGTTAACTTCTACTTAGAGTTATAAAATCTGCCTTCAAATGCCAACTGCTGATAAATCAGTCTCTGAGAAGCAtctattttacaatatttttgttgtgaAATTGCTCCTGGGTAAAAGATTGCTTCTTGATAATGAGTCTAATCTAGCCCAAGGGAGAACCAAAGCTTCTCACTTTCCTGGTCTAATTTTATATTGCATTAGTAACCTTCATCCTTTCCCTTGATTAT
This sequence is a window from Monodelphis domestica isolate mMonDom1 chromosome 3, mMonDom1.pri, whole genome shotgun sequence. Protein-coding genes within it:
- the LOC100028856 gene encoding mas-related G-protein coupled receptor member X1-like, encoding MAESPTAEQLESVLNTTVLTSANWSLDPPTEAAGESVPLHWTDILSLVIALVGLVGNSIVLWLLGFRTQRSPFSVYILNLAAADALFLGSYFGLRMWTIVGDLNPFVLMLLWFCILDLPYCVGLSLLAAISTERCLSVLFPIWYRCHRPKHRSAAVCAILWALQGLFWGVLGALYFINKDTFYDLYFDLYLVQFSWFVLLTCVLCVSSLMLVLRVQCSSQRRRPPRLYLLVLLTVLVFLLCGLPLGIDDAVQLFSSSTVIPSELSWLLACVNSSANPFIYFFLGSQWCRRGREPLRVVLQRALGEEPVSGGGGRALPTPTLCMNYPEDENKMLRKGIP